One window of the Klebsiella oxytoca genome contains the following:
- the iclR gene encoding glyoxylate bypass operon transcriptional repressor IclR: MATPAPAKRGRKPASPAAAPAGGQVQSLTRGLKLLEWISEAHGSVALTELAQQAGLPNSTTHRLLTTMQQLGFVRQVGELGHWSVGAHAFIVGSSFLQSRNLLAIVHPILRQLMEDSGETVNLAVLDQSDHQAIIIDQVQCTQLMRMSAPIGGKLPMHASGAGKAFLSQLSEEQVTGLLHRKGLHAYTHATLVSPVHLKEDLAQTRKRGYSFDDEEHALGLRCVASCIYDEHREPFAAISISGPVSRITDDRVTEFGAMVIKAAKEVTLAYGGVR, translated from the coding sequence ATGGCGACCCCCGCACCCGCAAAACGCGGCAGAAAACCTGCCTCTCCCGCCGCCGCTCCGGCTGGCGGACAAGTTCAGTCCCTGACCCGCGGACTGAAGCTGCTCGAATGGATTTCAGAGGCTCACGGCAGCGTAGCGCTGACCGAACTAGCCCAGCAGGCCGGTTTACCTAATTCAACGACTCACCGCTTACTGACGACCATGCAGCAGCTGGGTTTCGTTCGTCAGGTCGGAGAGCTGGGACACTGGTCGGTAGGGGCGCATGCTTTTATCGTCGGCAGCAGCTTTCTGCAAAGCCGTAATCTGTTAGCGATCGTCCACCCCATTCTGCGACAACTGATGGAAGACTCCGGCGAGACGGTCAATCTTGCGGTGCTGGATCAGAGCGACCACCAGGCGATTATTATCGACCAGGTACAGTGCACGCAGCTGATGCGTATGTCGGCGCCGATTGGCGGTAAGCTGCCAATGCACGCCTCCGGCGCGGGGAAAGCGTTTCTGTCGCAGCTGAGCGAAGAACAGGTTACCGGCCTGCTGCACCGTAAAGGTCTGCATGCTTATACCCACGCCACGCTGGTATCACCGGTGCATCTGAAAGAAGATTTGGCCCAGACGCGTAAGCGCGGCTACTCGTTTGATGACGAAGAGCACGCTCTTGGCCTGCGCTGCGTAGCGTCATGCATTTATGACGAACATCGTGAACCGTTTGCCGCCATCTCTATCTCCGGGCCTGTTTCCCGCATTACCGATGACCGCGTCACCGAGTTCGGTGCGATGGTGATCAAGGCGGCGAAAGAAGTGACGCTGGCATATGGTGGAGTACGATAA
- a CDS encoding ASCH domain-containing protein, which translates to MKSYWQDKYPSAFCWSFGDSPPLADELAALVVAGKKRGTCCSLASYQQEQPPVTPGAYHIVLDGQGKAVCVIRTMALRLIRFNEMSAELAALEGEGDLSLAYWQSAHRAFFEREGTWAPDMELVYEEFAVIEVA; encoded by the coding sequence CTGAAATCATACTGGCAGGATAAATACCCTTCCGCTTTCTGCTGGTCATTCGGCGATTCACCGCCGCTGGCCGACGAGCTGGCAGCTCTGGTTGTCGCCGGGAAAAAGCGCGGCACCTGCTGCTCGCTTGCCAGCTATCAGCAAGAACAGCCGCCCGTGACGCCGGGAGCATACCACATTGTGCTGGACGGCCAGGGCAAAGCCGTATGCGTGATACGCACCATGGCGCTCAGGCTCATCCGATTTAACGAAATGAGCGCAGAGCTGGCCGCGCTGGAAGGCGAAGGTGATTTGAGCCTCGCTTACTGGCAATCCGCGCATCGGGCGTTTTTTGAACGCGAAGGCACCTGGGCGCCGGATATGGAGCTGGTGTACGAAGAATTTGCCGTTATTGAAGTGGCCTGA
- the metH gene encoding methionine synthase: MSSKVEQLHQQLKERILVLDGGMGTMIQSYRLSEQDFRGERFADWPCDLKGNNDLLVLSKPEVISAIHDAYFAAGADIIETNTFNSTTIAMADYQMESLSAEINFAAAKLARASADAWIARTPEKPRYVAGVLGPTNRTASISPDVNDPAFRNITFDGLVEAYRESTKALVEGGADLILIETVFDTLNAKAAIFAVKEEFEALGVDLPIMISGTITDASGRTLSGQTTEAFYNSLRHADALTFGLNCALGPDELRQYVQELSRIAECYVTAHPNAGLPNAFGEYDLDADTMAAQIREWAEAGFLNIVGGCCGTTPEHIAAMSRAVAGLPPRRLPDIPVACRLSGLEPLNIGDDSLFVNVGERTNVTGSAKFKRLIKEEKYNEALDVARQQVESGAQIIDINMDEGMLDAEAAMTRFLNLIAGEPDIARVPIMIDSSKWEVIEKGLKCIQGKGIVNSISMKEGVEPFIHHAKKVRRYGAAVVVMAFDEVGQADTRERKIEICRRAYKILTEEVGFPPEDIIFDPNIFAVATGIEEHNNYAQDFIGACEDIKRELPHALISGGVSNVSFSFRGNDPVREAIHAVFLYYAIRNGMDMGIVNAGQLAIYDDLPAELRDAVEDVILNRRDDGTERLLDLAEKYRGSKTDDTANAQQAEWRSWDVKKRLEYSLVKGITEFIELDTEEARQQAARPIEVIEGPLMDGMNVVGDLFGEGKMFLPQVVKSARVMKQAVAYLEPYIEASKEKGSSNGKMVIATVKGDVHDIGKNIVGVVLQCNNYEIVDLGVMVPADKILKTAREVNADLIGLSGLITPSLDEMVNVAKEMERQGFTIPLLIGGATTSKAHTAVKIEQNYSGPTVYVQNASRTVGVVAALLSDTQRDDFVARTRKEYETVRIQHGRKKPRTPPVTLEAARDNDLAFDWASYTPPVAHRLGVQEVEASIETLRNYIDWTPFFMTWSLAGKYPRILEDEVVGVEAQRLFKDANDLLDKLSAEKALNPRGVVGLFPANRVGDDIEIYRDETRTHVLTVGHHLRQQTEKVGFANYCLADFVAPKLSGKADYIGAFAVTGGLEEDALADAWEAQHDDYNKIMVKAIADRLAEAFAEYLHERVRKVYWGYAANENLSNEELIRENYQGIRPAPGYPACPEHTEKATIWELLEVEKHTGMKLTESFAMWPGASVSGWYFSHPDSKYFAVAQIQRDQVEDYALRKGMSVAEVERWLAPNLGYDAD; this comes from the coding sequence GTGAGCAGCAAAGTTGAGCAACTGCATCAGCAGTTAAAAGAACGTATTCTGGTTCTGGATGGGGGCATGGGCACCATGATCCAGAGCTATCGTCTGAGTGAGCAGGACTTCCGCGGCGAACGCTTTGCCGACTGGCCGTGCGACCTGAAGGGCAACAACGACCTGCTGGTTCTCAGCAAGCCTGAAGTGATAAGCGCTATCCACGATGCCTATTTTGCGGCCGGGGCGGATATCATTGAAACCAACACCTTTAACTCGACGACTATCGCGATGGCGGATTACCAGATGGAATCCCTGTCGGCGGAAATCAATTTTGCGGCGGCGAAACTGGCCCGCGCCAGCGCTGATGCCTGGATCGCCCGTACGCCGGAAAAACCGCGCTACGTGGCAGGCGTACTCGGCCCCACTAACCGCACTGCGTCTATTTCCCCGGACGTCAACGACCCGGCCTTTCGCAACATCACTTTCGACGGGCTGGTGGAAGCCTATCGTGAATCCACCAAAGCGCTGGTGGAAGGCGGAGCGGACCTGATCCTGATTGAGACGGTATTTGATACTCTCAACGCCAAAGCAGCGATCTTTGCGGTCAAAGAGGAGTTTGAAGCGCTGGGAGTGGATCTGCCGATTATGATTTCCGGCACTATCACCGACGCCTCCGGACGCACGCTTTCCGGCCAGACCACCGAAGCCTTTTATAACTCCTTGCGCCACGCCGATGCGCTAACATTTGGCCTTAACTGCGCGTTAGGGCCCGACGAGCTGCGCCAGTACGTACAGGAGCTGTCGCGCATCGCCGAATGTTACGTCACCGCCCACCCGAACGCTGGTCTGCCGAACGCCTTTGGTGAATACGATCTGGACGCCGACACGATGGCGGCGCAGATTCGCGAATGGGCTGAGGCCGGCTTCCTGAATATCGTTGGCGGCTGCTGCGGTACCACGCCGGAACATATCGCCGCCATGAGCCGCGCGGTGGCCGGTCTGCCGCCGCGCCGGCTGCCGGACATCCCCGTCGCCTGCCGTCTTTCCGGCCTTGAGCCACTGAATATCGGCGATGACAGCCTGTTTGTGAACGTTGGCGAACGCACCAACGTTACCGGCTCGGCGAAATTTAAGCGCCTGATTAAAGAAGAAAAATATAACGAAGCGCTGGATGTGGCGCGTCAGCAGGTGGAAAGCGGCGCGCAGATTATCGATATCAATATGGATGAGGGGATGCTCGACGCCGAAGCGGCGATGACGCGCTTCCTCAACCTGATTGCCGGTGAGCCGGATATCGCCCGCGTGCCGATTATGATCGACTCCTCGAAATGGGAGGTTATCGAAAAGGGGCTGAAGTGCATTCAGGGTAAAGGCATCGTTAACTCCATCTCGATGAAAGAGGGCGTTGAGCCATTTATCCATCATGCGAAAAAGGTGCGCCGCTACGGTGCCGCCGTGGTGGTGATGGCCTTCGACGAAGTGGGCCAGGCCGATACCCGTGAACGTAAAATTGAAATTTGCCGTCGGGCGTACAAAATTCTCACCGAAGAAGTGGGCTTCCCACCGGAAGACATTATCTTTGACCCGAATATTTTCGCCGTGGCGACCGGCATTGAAGAGCACAACAACTACGCCCAGGATTTTATCGGCGCCTGTGAAGATATCAAACGCGAGCTGCCGCACGCGCTGATTTCCGGCGGCGTCTCTAACGTGTCGTTCTCATTCCGCGGTAATGACCCGGTGCGCGAGGCGATCCACGCGGTATTCCTCTACTACGCCATCCGTAACGGCATGGATATGGGGATCGTCAACGCCGGCCAGCTGGCGATTTACGACGATCTTCCTGCCGAGCTGCGCGACGCGGTTGAAGATGTGATTCTCAACCGCCGCGATGACGGCACCGAACGCCTGCTCGACCTGGCGGAGAAATACCGGGGCAGTAAAACCGACGATACCGCCAACGCCCAGCAGGCGGAATGGCGCAGCTGGGATGTCAAAAAACGCCTCGAATATTCGCTGGTTAAGGGTATTACCGAATTTATCGAACTGGATACCGAAGAAGCCCGCCAGCAGGCCGCGCGTCCAATTGAGGTCATCGAAGGCCCGCTGATGGACGGTATGAACGTGGTCGGCGACCTGTTCGGCGAAGGGAAAATGTTCCTGCCGCAGGTGGTGAAATCCGCCCGCGTAATGAAGCAGGCGGTGGCCTACCTCGAACCCTATATTGAGGCCAGCAAAGAGAAAGGTTCCAGCAACGGCAAGATGGTCATCGCCACCGTGAAGGGTGACGTTCACGATATCGGCAAGAATATTGTCGGCGTCGTGCTGCAGTGTAATAACTATGAAATCGTCGATCTCGGCGTGATGGTACCTGCGGATAAAATCCTGAAAACCGCCCGCGAAGTGAACGCTGACCTGATTGGGCTTTCCGGGTTAATCACTCCGTCGCTGGATGAAATGGTCAACGTGGCGAAGGAGATGGAGCGTCAGGGCTTTACTATTCCGCTGCTGATCGGCGGCGCAACCACCTCGAAAGCGCATACGGCGGTTAAAATCGAGCAGAACTACAGCGGCCCGACGGTCTACGTGCAGAACGCCTCGCGTACAGTAGGCGTGGTGGCTGCATTGCTCTCCGATACTCAGCGTGATGATTTTGTCGCCCGCACCCGCAAAGAGTATGAAACCGTGCGTATCCAGCACGGGCGCAAAAAACCGCGTACCCCGCCGGTAACGCTGGAGGCCGCGCGCGATAACGATCTGGCTTTTGACTGGGCAAGCTATACGCCGCCGGTGGCCCATCGTCTGGGCGTACAGGAAGTGGAAGCCAGTATCGAAACCCTGCGTAACTACATTGACTGGACGCCGTTCTTTATGACCTGGTCGCTGGCCGGGAAATATCCGCGGATCCTTGAAGACGAAGTGGTCGGCGTTGAGGCGCAGCGTCTGTTCAAAGATGCTAACGATCTGCTGGATAAGCTGAGCGCAGAGAAAGCGCTTAATCCACGCGGCGTGGTGGGGCTGTTCCCGGCCAACCGCGTCGGCGATGACATAGAAATCTATCGCGATGAAACCCGCACTCACGTGCTGACGGTGGGGCATCATCTGCGCCAGCAGACCGAGAAAGTCGGCTTTGCCAACTACTGCCTGGCGGATTTTGTCGCGCCGAAGCTGTCGGGGAAGGCGGACTATATCGGCGCCTTTGCGGTGACCGGCGGCCTTGAGGAGGATGCGCTGGCCGATGCCTGGGAGGCGCAGCACGATGACTACAACAAGATTATGGTGAAGGCGATTGCCGACCGTCTGGCGGAAGCCTTCGCCGAGTATCTGCATGAGCGAGTGCGTAAGGTTTACTGGGGCTACGCGGCGAACGAAAACCTCAGTAACGAAGAGCTGATCCGCGAAAATTATCAAGGGATTCGCCCGGCTCCGGGGTATCCGGCATGTCCGGAACATACCGAAAAGGCGACTATCTGGGAACTGCTGGAGGTGGAAAAACACACCGGCATGAAGCTGACAGAATCCTTTGCTATGTGGCCCGGCGCCTCGGTTTCCGGCTGGTACTTCAGCCATCCGGACAGCAAGTACTTTGCGGTAGCGCAAATTCAGCGCGATCAGGTGGAGGACTACGCGTTACGAAAAGGAATGAGCGTGGCGGAAGTAGAGCGCTGGCTGGCGCCGAACCTCGGTTACGATGCCGACTGA
- a CDS encoding type II toxin-antitoxin system CcdA family antitoxin, giving the protein MLVYYANLRHIMRITMGAIMRNTSNVKKSVNVSLSPEILEEARKLKINISAVLTEALLEKFREHQREEWLRDNKKSIDAINQWVEENGSFSDFQRPF; this is encoded by the coding sequence ATGCTCGTTTATTACGCTAATCTGAGGCATATCATGCGCATTACCATGGGGGCTATCATGCGCAATACGTCGAACGTTAAAAAATCAGTCAATGTCTCGCTTTCGCCTGAAATCCTGGAAGAGGCTCGTAAACTTAAAATCAATATTTCGGCGGTTTTAACCGAAGCTTTACTTGAGAAGTTTCGTGAACACCAGCGTGAAGAGTGGTTGCGGGATAATAAGAAATCGATCGATGCGATTAACCAATGGGTAGAAGAAAACGGTTCGTTTAGTGATTTTCAAAGGCCATTCTGA
- a CDS encoding shikimate 5-dehydrogenase, translating to MIDRDTQLCMSLAGRPGNFGTRFHNYLYEKLGLNYIYKAFTTRDIEAAVKGVRALGIRGCAVSMPFKESCMPFLDAIDPSAKVIDSVNTIVNDDGRLTGLNTDYIAVKSLIDSNQLNSSAKVMIRGSGGMGKATIAAFRDAGFRDVIIAARNRDNGLALAKQYGFQWQPKPEGIPVDILVNVTPLGMAGGAESETLAFSPTMVERASVVFDMVALPPQTPLIKLAQRLDKQVISGAEVIALQAVEQFALYTGVRPDDALVAEAAAFARG from the coding sequence ATGATTGATCGCGATACGCAGCTGTGCATGTCGCTGGCCGGTCGCCCAGGCAACTTCGGCACCCGCTTTCATAACTATCTGTATGAAAAACTGGGACTGAACTACATCTATAAGGCCTTTACGACCAGGGATATTGAAGCAGCGGTCAAAGGCGTGCGCGCGTTAGGTATTCGCGGCTGTGCGGTATCGATGCCGTTTAAAGAGAGCTGCATGCCATTTCTCGACGCTATCGACCCTTCGGCGAAGGTGATCGACTCGGTTAATACTATCGTCAACGACGACGGCAGGCTGACCGGACTGAACACGGACTACATCGCGGTGAAAAGCCTGATTGACAGTAACCAACTCAATTCCTCCGCCAAAGTGATGATTCGGGGCAGCGGCGGGATGGGTAAAGCAACGATCGCCGCCTTTCGCGATGCGGGTTTCCGCGACGTGATTATCGCCGCCCGTAACCGTGATAATGGTCTGGCGCTGGCGAAGCAGTATGGCTTTCAATGGCAGCCAAAGCCGGAGGGGATCCCGGTGGATATTCTGGTTAACGTCACCCCGCTCGGTATGGCGGGCGGCGCGGAAAGCGAAACCCTGGCCTTTAGCCCGACGATGGTGGAACGGGCCAGCGTGGTGTTTGACATGGTCGCTCTGCCGCCGCAAACCCCGCTTATCAAGCTGGCGCAGCGGCTGGACAAGCAGGTGATCAGCGGCGCGGAAGTCATTGCCTTACAGGCCGTGGAACAGTTTGCGCTTTACACCGGCGTACGCCCTGACGATGCGCTGGTCGCCGAAGCCGCTGCCTTTGCCAGAGGGTAA
- the aceK gene encoding bifunctional isocitrate dehydrogenase kinase/phosphatase, with product MTRGLELLIAQTILQGFDAQYGRFLEVTSGAQQRFEQADWHAVQQAMKQRIHLYDHHVGLVVEQLRCITDGKNTDSDFLLRVKEHYTRLLPDYPRFEIAESFFNSVYCRLFDHRSLTPERLFIFSSQPERRLRSISRPLSKDFFPEHGWEPLLRKVLSDLPLRLPWQNRARDIGYITACLQEALGSELLSRSHLQVANELFYRNKAAWLVAKLVTPMATLPFLLPIHRTDEGELFIDACLTTHAEASIVFGFARSYFMVYAPLPGALVEWLREILPGKTTAELYMAIGCQKHAKTESYREYLHYISHSDEQFIEAPGIRGMVMLVFTLPGFDRVFKVIKDRFAPQKEMTAAHVRACYQLVKEHDRVGRMADTQEFENFVLDKRQIAPELMALLQTEAGEKITDLGDRIAISHLYIERRMVPLNIWLEQVDGQALRDAVEEYGNAIRQLAAANIFPGDMLFKNFGVTRHGRVVFYDYDEICYMTEVNFREIPPARYPEDELASEPWYSVSPGDVFPEEFRHWLCADPRIGPLFEEMHADLLRADYWRELQTRIRNGHVEDVYAYRRRQRFCVRYGNLQQAG from the coding sequence ATGACGCGTGGCCTGGAATTATTGATTGCTCAAACTATCTTGCAGGGTTTTGACGCCCAGTACGGGCGTTTTCTTGAAGTGACATCCGGTGCCCAGCAGCGCTTTGAACAGGCTGACTGGCATGCCGTCCAGCAGGCAATGAAGCAGCGTATTCATCTCTACGATCACCACGTCGGCCTCGTTGTCGAACAGCTGCGTTGTATTACCGATGGCAAAAATACCGATAGCGATTTTTTGCTGCGGGTGAAAGAACACTATACCCGCCTGCTGCCTGATTACCCTCGCTTTGAAATTGCGGAGAGCTTTTTCAACTCCGTCTATTGCCGGCTGTTTGACCACCGCTCGCTGACTCCCGAGCGGCTGTTTATTTTCAGTTCGCAGCCAGAGCGGCGTTTACGCTCTATTTCACGTCCGCTGAGCAAGGATTTCTTTCCAGAGCACGGCTGGGAGCCTCTGCTACGCAAGGTGTTATCCGACCTTCCTCTTCGTCTACCGTGGCAAAACAGGGCGCGCGATATTGGTTATATTACCGCTTGTCTGCAGGAAGCGCTCGGCAGCGAGCTGCTCTCCCGGTCGCACCTGCAGGTGGCGAATGAACTCTTTTATCGTAATAAGGCGGCCTGGCTGGTAGCTAAGCTTGTCACGCCCATGGCGACGCTGCCTTTTCTTCTGCCAATTCATCGTACCGATGAAGGTGAGCTGTTCATTGACGCCTGCCTGACTACCCATGCTGAAGCGAGCATCGTTTTTGGCTTCGCCCGCTCCTATTTTATGGTTTATGCGCCGCTGCCCGGCGCGTTGGTCGAGTGGTTGCGCGAGATTCTGCCGGGTAAAACCACCGCTGAACTGTACATGGCGATTGGCTGTCAGAAACACGCGAAAACGGAGAGCTATCGCGAATACCTGCACTATATTTCCCACAGCGATGAGCAGTTTATAGAAGCTCCGGGGATCCGCGGGATGGTGATGCTGGTGTTTACTTTGCCCGGATTTGACCGGGTTTTTAAGGTGATTAAAGACCGCTTTGCGCCGCAAAAGGAGATGACCGCCGCTCACGTACGCGCCTGCTATCAGCTGGTTAAAGAGCACGATCGCGTGGGGAGAATGGCGGATACCCAGGAGTTTGAAAACTTTGTGCTGGATAAACGGCAAATTGCGCCTGAACTCATGGCCCTGCTACAAACCGAGGCCGGAGAGAAAATCACCGACCTCGGCGATCGGATCGCCATCAGCCATCTCTATATCGAGCGCCGGATGGTGCCGCTTAATATCTGGCTGGAGCAGGTGGATGGCCAGGCGCTACGCGATGCGGTAGAGGAGTACGGTAACGCGATTCGTCAGCTGGCTGCTGCCAATATTTTTCCCGGCGATATGCTATTTAAAAACTTTGGCGTTACGCGTCATGGTCGGGTGGTGTTTTACGATTACGATGAAATTTGCTACATGACGGAAGTGAATTTCCGCGAAATACCACCAGCGCGTTATCCGGAAGATGAGCTGGCCAGCGAGCCCTGGTACAGCGTCTCGCCGGGAGATGTTTTTCCGGAAGAGTTTCGCCACTGGCTGTGCGCTGACCCGCGCATCGGACCGCTATTTGAAGAGATGCATGCCGATCTGCTGCGCGCCGACTACTGGCGGGAGCTACAAACGCGCATTCGCAACGGCCATGTGGAAGACGTTTACGCCTATCGCCGCCGCCAGCGCTTTTGCGTGCGCTATGGCAACCTGCAGCAGGCGGGATAA
- a CDS encoding Na/Pi cotransporter family protein, translated as MLTLLHLLSAVALLVWGTHIVRTGVMRVYGARLRSVLSSSVEKKPLAFCAGIGVTALVQSSNATTMLVTSFVAQDLVALAPALVMVLGADVGTALMARVLTFDLSWLSPLLIFIGVIFFLGRKQTRAGQLGRVGIGLGLILLALELIVQAVHPITQANGVQVIFASLTGDIMLDALIGAVFAIISYSSLAAVLLTATLTATGVISFPVALCLVIGANLGSGLLAMLNNSGANAAARRVALGSLLFKLVGSLIILPFVHLLANVMDDLPLQKSELVIYFHVFYNLIRCIAMVPFAGPMANLCRRLIRDEPELDARLKPKHLDTSALDTPTLALANAARETLRIGDAMEQMLKSLHKVMHGEPREEKELRRMADDINVLYTAIKLYLARMPKEELAEEESRRWAEIIEMALNLEQASDIVERMGSEIADKSLAARRAFSMEGLKELDALYDQLLSNLQLAMSVFFSGDVPSARRLRRSKHRFRIMNRRYSHAHVDRLHQQNVQSIETSTLHLALLGDMKRLNSLFCSVAYSVMEQPDEDDVRDDY; from the coding sequence GTGTTAACTCTGCTACACCTGTTGTCCGCCGTCGCTCTGCTGGTGTGGGGCACCCATATCGTCCGTACCGGGGTGATGCGCGTTTACGGCGCCCGTCTGCGCAGCGTACTGAGCAGCAGCGTAGAGAAAAAACCGCTCGCCTTCTGCGCGGGTATCGGCGTCACCGCGCTGGTCCAGAGCAGCAACGCCACCACCATGCTGGTTACCTCTTTTGTCGCTCAGGATCTGGTGGCGCTGGCTCCTGCGCTGGTGATGGTGCTGGGTGCCGATGTGGGGACTGCGCTGATGGCGAGGGTGCTGACCTTCGATCTGTCATGGCTTTCACCGCTGCTGATTTTTATTGGCGTGATTTTCTTTCTCGGGCGCAAGCAGACGCGCGCGGGTCAACTCGGGCGCGTGGGCATTGGCCTGGGATTGATTCTGCTGGCGCTGGAGCTGATCGTACAGGCGGTACATCCCATTACCCAGGCCAACGGTGTGCAGGTAATTTTTGCCTCGCTGACCGGCGATATTATGCTGGATGCGCTGATCGGTGCGGTGTTTGCCATCATCAGCTATTCAAGCCTGGCGGCGGTGCTGCTGACCGCTACGTTAACCGCGACCGGCGTGATTTCCTTTCCGGTGGCGCTATGTCTGGTGATTGGCGCTAACCTCGGTTCCGGACTGCTGGCGATGCTAAACAACAGCGGCGCCAATGCCGCCGCGCGTCGCGTTGCGCTCGGCAGCCTGCTGTTTAAGCTGGTGGGAAGCCTGATTATCCTGCCGTTTGTCCATCTGTTGGCAAACGTCATGGATGATCTCCCACTGCAAAAATCTGAGCTGGTTATCTATTTCCATGTCTTCTACAACCTGATTCGTTGTATCGCCATGGTGCCGTTCGCAGGACCGATGGCGAACCTCTGTAGGCGTCTGATTCGCGACGAACCGGAGCTGGATGCACGACTAAAACCGAAGCATCTGGATACCTCGGCGCTGGATACGCCCACGCTGGCGTTAGCCAATGCCGCTCGCGAAACTCTGCGTATCGGCGATGCGATGGAGCAGATGCTGAAAAGCCTGCATAAGGTGATGCACGGCGAGCCGCGTGAGGAGAAAGAGCTGCGGCGGATGGCGGACGATATCAACGTTTTGTATACCGCGATCAAGCTCTATCTGGCGCGGATGCCGAAAGAGGAGCTGGCGGAAGAGGAGTCCCGCCGCTGGGCGGAGATTATCGAAATGGCGCTTAACCTGGAGCAGGCTTCGGATATTGTCGAAAGAATGGGTAGTGAAATCGCCGATAAATCTCTGGCCGCGCGTCGCGCGTTCTCCATGGAAGGGTTAAAAGAGCTGGATGCGCTCTACGATCAACTGCTCAGCAACCTCCAGCTGGCGATGTCGGTTTTTTTCTCCGGCGATGTGCCGAGCGCCCGCCGCCTGCGCCGCAGCAAGCATCGTTTTCGCATTATGAACCGCCGCTACTCGCACGCGCACGTTGACCGCCTGCATCAGCAAAACGTGCAGAGTATCGAAACCAGTACGCTGCACCTGGCGCTGCTGGGCGATATGAAGCGTCTGAACTCGCTGTTCTGCTCGGTGGCCTATAGCGTGATGGAGCAGCCGGATGAAGACGATGTGCGCGATGATTACTGA
- the pepE gene encoding dipeptidase PepE, with product MELLLLSNSTLPGKAWLEHALPTITGQLNGRRSAVFIPFAGVTQTWDDYTAKTAAVFGPMGVAVTGIHSVADPVSAIENAEIVIVGGGNTFQLLKECRERGLLAPIVDVVKRGALYVGWSAGANLACPTIRTTNDMPIVDPQGFDALGLFPLQINPHFTNALPEGNWIQVTQGHATLGGPNPTLVFRAGEEAVTLNAGHRF from the coding sequence ATGGAACTGCTGCTATTGAGTAACTCAACGCTACCGGGCAAAGCCTGGCTGGAACATGCGCTACCGACGATTACCGGGCAGCTAAACGGTCGTCGTTCTGCGGTATTTATTCCTTTCGCCGGGGTGACGCAAACCTGGGACGATTACACCGCGAAAACCGCCGCCGTCTTCGGCCCAATGGGCGTGGCGGTCACCGGTATTCACAGCGTGGCTGACCCGGTATCGGCGATTGAAAACGCAGAGATAGTTATCGTTGGCGGCGGCAATACTTTCCAGTTGCTGAAAGAGTGCCGCGAGCGCGGCCTGCTGGCGCCGATAGTGGATGTGGTGAAGCGCGGCGCGCTGTACGTCGGCTGGAGCGCGGGAGCTAACCTTGCTTGCCCTACCATCCGCACCACTAACGATATGCCGATTGTCGACCCTCAGGGCTTTGATGCGCTGGGGCTGTTCCCGCTGCAAATTAACCCGCATTTCACCAACGCCCTGCCGGAAGGCAACTGGATTCAGGTGACCCAGGGCCACGCTACCCTGGGTGGGCCAAATCCGACTCTGGTTTTCAGAGCCGGAGAGGAAGCGGTAACCCTTAACGCAGGGCATCGTTTCTGA